The following DNA comes from Picosynechococcus sp. PCC 7003.
GTGACTCAAAATCCCCAATGGCTTTGGCAAGAAGTCCTGACAAAACTTGAACAACAACTGAGTCGCCCCACCTACGAAACCTGGATTCAGCCGACGGCGATCCAACAGTGGCGGGAGGATGAAATCGTACTCTGTGCCCCCAATGCTTTTGTCCTGAACCATATCCAGAAATACTATGGTGCATTGATCACCGAAACCATTGCCGAATTGTTGCAACAGCCCGTTAAGGTACGCCTTACTTCTCCAGAGGGAAATACCCTGGCGGCCACCCAAAGTTTTTATAGTTCCCGCAGTGGTCAATCGACTCGCCCCGGCAAAAAGACCCCAGAACTCAACTCGAAATATACGTTTTCGCGGTTTGTGGTTGGCCCCACCAATCGCATGGCCCATGCGGCGGCCTTGGCGGTGGCAGAATCACCGGGGCGGGATTTTAATCCTCTGGTGCTCTGTGGGGGCGTGGGTCTGGGGAAAACGCACCTGATGCAGGCGATCGGTCATTACCGTTTGGATACCCAGCCGGACGCGAAGATTTTCTATGTTTCCACGGAGCAATTTACCAATGATTTAATTGTTGCGATTCGCAAGGATAGTCTGCAAACCTTTCGGGAACATTACCGCACCGCTGATATTTTGCTGGTGGATGATATTCAGTTTATCGAAGGGAAAGAATATACCCAGGAAGAATTTTTCTACACGTTTAATACCCTCCATGAAGCGGGTAAACAAATTGTTTTAGCCAGCGATCGCCCTCCCCACCAAATCCCAGGCTTGCAACAACGGCTGTCTTCGCGTTTTTCCATGGGTCTAATTGCGGATATCCAACCCCCCGACCTAGAAACCCGGATGGCGATTCTCCAGAAAAAAGCCGAGGCGGAAAATTTAAACCTATCCCGCTCGGTGATTGAATATATCGCTACCCACTACACGGCGAATATTCGCGAATTGGAGGGGGCGCTCCTGCGGGCAGTGACGCACATTGCCATTTCTGGCCTACCGATGACCGTCGAAAACCTCGCACCCATTTTGAACCCGACGGTGGAATATGCCCCGGCGGCCCCGGACGTGATCTTGCAAATTGCCGCAGAAGCCACGGGGGTGAGCATTGAGGATTTAAAGGGGGCTTCCCGGCGGCGGGAAATTAGTACAGCCCGGCAAATTGCGATGTATTTGATGCGCCAACACACTGATCTCAGTTTG
Coding sequences within:
- the dnaA gene encoding chromosomal replication initiator protein DnaA, translating into MTQNPQWLWQEVLTKLEQQLSRPTYETWIQPTAIQQWREDEIVLCAPNAFVLNHIQKYYGALITETIAELLQQPVKVRLTSPEGNTLAATQSFYSSRSGQSTRPGKKTPELNSKYTFSRFVVGPTNRMAHAAALAVAESPGRDFNPLVLCGGVGLGKTHLMQAIGHYRLDTQPDAKIFYVSTEQFTNDLIVAIRKDSLQTFREHYRTADILLVDDIQFIEGKEYTQEEFFYTFNTLHEAGKQIVLASDRPPHQIPGLQQRLSSRFSMGLIADIQPPDLETRMAILQKKAEAENLNLSRSVIEYIATHYTANIRELEGALLRAVTHIAISGLPMTVENLAPILNPTVEYAPAAPDVILQIAAEATGVSIEDLKGASRRREISTARQIAMYLMRQHTDLSLPRIGEMFGGKDHTTVMYSCDKIGQLLTKNQKISQLVSQISDRINHHHQNL